Genomic window (Arcobacter aquimarinus):
TTATGGCATTTACAAATCCTTTTTATCAAATTTATGAAGGTGCGGCAATTGCAAGTAGAGCTGAGGTAATTCATATAGATTTAGTAAAAGAAAATAATTTTAAAGCATATCTTAGTGATGAAGATTTAAAAAGATGCGATTTAGTTATTTTGAATTTTCCAAATAATCCAACATCTGCTTCTATGGGAGTTGAAGAATTGGGAGAATGGGTTAAAAAAGCATTAGAATTTGATTTTATTCTTGTAAATGATGAGTGTTATTCAGAAATTTATTTTGATGAAACTAAAAAACCAGCTTCACTTCTTGAAGCTTCAATTTTAGTTGGAAATAATGATTTTAAGAATGTTTTAGTAATGAATTCTATTTCAAAAAGAAGTAGTGCCCCAGGTTTAAGAAGTGGTTTTATTGCAGGTGATGCAGCTATTTTAAAAGATTATTTACAATACAGAACTTATGTTGGATGTGCAAGTCCTGTTCCACTTCAAGAAGCAGCAGCTGTTGCTTGGAATGACCAAAATCATGTTGCTGAATTTAGAAAAATATATAAAAAGAATTTTGAAATAGCTAAAGAGATTTTAGGAATAGAAACTCCTGAAGCTACTTTTTATATTTGGTTAGAAGTTGAGGATGAATTAGAGTTTACAAAAAAATTATATAAAGAAAAAAATATTAAAGTACTTCCAGGAAGTTTCTTAGGAAGAAATGGTTTAGGAAAAAATTATATCAGAATAGCACTTGTTGAAAATGAAGAGAAAACAAGGGAAGTTCTTACAAGATTAAAGGATTTTATAAATGGATAAAGAAGCATTATTTCAAGCAAGAACAAACCCTGATTTCTTAAAATATTTAGAAGAAACAAGAGTTAATTCTATGAAAGCTGGTGATATTGGATTGATGTACGAAACATTGGATTCAATGTTGATTCTTGATTTAGATGAAGAAAATATTCATAAACTTTATGAGCAAATCTTAAAAACTTCATTTGAAAATGTAGAAAAAATAATAGGTAATAATGAGAAGTTAAAACTTGAAGGTGATAATTTATTATACGTAAGAGCTTTGTTTGAGCATGCAGTTGAAAAATGGTCTTATGATAATTTTGATGGTGCAAAAGAGCTGTTTTTTGTAATTGCAAATATAATAGATGATGAAATTCTTGAAAAATCTTTAAATATTTTGATAGTATTTTTATCTTCAAAAATTCAAATAGATGATTTTTATGATACTAGAGTTGATTTAGACTCAAATATTGATGATGAAAAATATGGATATTTTATAACTAATTTTAGATTTGATAAGCAAGAATTTTTAAATGAAAATAAAAATATTTTAGAAACAGAATATAAAAATTTAAAACACTTATTAGGAAATTAATTGAAAGTACATTTTATAGGAATTGGCGGAATAGGTCTTTCTGCTTTAGCTAGATTTTTGAATTTTGACGGACATGAAGTTTGTGGTTCTGACATGAAGAGCTCTTTAATTACAAAAGCTTTAGAAGAAGAAGGGATTGAAATATTTACTCCACAAGATGCACAAAACATAAAAGATGATTTAGATTTAGTTATTTATTCTGCTGCAGTTACTGATGAAAATCCTGAGTTAATTGAAGCTAGACTTAAACAAATTAGAACACTTTCAAGAAAAGAGGCTTTACCTATTATTTTAGGTGATAAGAAGAATTATTGTGTAGCTGGAGCTCATGGGAAATCAACTACAACAGCAATATTGGCTTCTATTTTACAAAGTAGTGCTTTAATTGGAGCAATTTCAAAAGATTTTGGCTCAAATTTTAGATATGTAAATGACCTAATAGCTTTTGAAGCAGATGAATCAGATGCTTCTTTTTTACTTTCAAATCCTTATTGTGCAATAGTTACAAACGCAGAGCCTGAACATATGGAATATTATCACTATGATTATGATAAATTTTATGAATCTTATGAAAAGTTTTTGAGTCTTGCAAAAAAAAGAGTTGTAAATGCTGAAGATAAAGATATAGCTAAACTAAAAATTGAAGATGCAGTTTATTTATATCCATCAAAAGATATAAAAAATCTTTCTTATACATTAAAAGATAATCAACCTTGTACTAGGTTTGATTTAAAAGATTTAGGAACTTTTGAAGTTTGGGGCTTTGGTTTTCATATGGCTTCAAATGCTTCACTAGCTATACTAGCAGCTCATAATGAATTGGATATTGAAACTATTAGAAAAAATCTTTTAAATTATAAAGGAATTAAAAAAAGATTTGATATTGTTCAAGCAAATGAAAAATTTGTAGTGATTGATGATTATGCTCACCATCCAACAGAGATAGAAGCAACTATGAAATCAGTTGAATTGTATGATAATCTCACAAATTTAAATAAAAGAATAGTTCTTTGGCAACCACATAAATATTCAAGAACAAGTGATAATCTTGAAGGTTTTAAAAAATGTTTTAGAAGATGTGATGAACTTATAATTTTACCTATTTGGACAATTCCTGGTGAGAAAAAGATAGATATAGATTTTGAAAAAGAGTTTGCTTCTTATAATCCAATTTTTGCTGATAAAATTATTACAACAAATGGAAAAATTGAACTTATAAAAGATGAAAAAATTATTAAAACTTATGATGAAGGAATTTTTTTAGGTGTTGGTGCAGGAGATATAACTTATCAATTAAGATATAAATAAAAAAGGATTAGTTTATATAAACTTTTCCATTTTCTATTTTTATTTTTCCTTCAAGTTCATATTCAAATATTTTATTTGAATATTTTGCAAAGGCATCTTCATAAAGTGGATTAGAAGAGCAATAGTTTAGAACTTCATCTTGCATTTGAATACTCTTTTTTCCACTTAATTTCTCCACAAACTCATCAATATCATAAATAACTTCTATTAAACCCTTTTGTAAAAGTTTTTGAGTACCTAAACTCTCATTTATTCTATGGGGAATAGTATATATTTTTTTACCCATTTTAAGTGCATAATCAACAGAACTTAAACTTCCTGAATCAATATCCGCTTGGGTTACAATCAAAATTTCTCCTAAAGCAACAACTATTTCATTTCTTAAAACAAAAGTATAGTTTTTCGCTTTTTCTTTCTCTTTATAAGCAGATAATACTAAACCATTATTCTCAATATCAATAATTAAGTTTTTATTTACACTTGGATATTTTATATCTAATCCATTTGCAACAACAGCTATTGTATTATTTGATTTTGCTCCTTGATGAGCAATTGCATCAACACCCATTGCCGCTCCACTTACAATACAAATATTGGCACTTGATAATTTAGATGCAAGTTTGTGTGTAAATTCTTTAGAGTATAAGTTAGGCTTTCTACTGCCTACAATAGAGACTTTTTTTCTTTTTAAAAGTTCAGTATTTCCTATATAAAAGATTTCATTGGGATATTTTTTCATTAATGAAAATTCATCTATTTTAAAAGTTAGTTTGTTAATCATAAAAATCCAATATAATAAATAAAATTATTATACTAGATTTTTTATAAATAAGGAAGTTTGTTTAAAAATACAGGTTCTACATCTTTTAATAGATGCTTTGATTCTTTTAAAACTTTAAAAGTTACATCATAAGGATGACCAATTGCAATAGCATAGCCCTGTTTTTTAGCTATTTCAATTGCTTTTTTTAGTTGAGTTTGAACACTTTTAAAATCTCTTTCATTATCTAAAAAAGTATTTCTTACAATATAAGGCATATTATATTTGTTAGCATATTTTTTTACAACAGATTTTGCAGTTGTTCTACTATCTACAAAAATAAAGTTATGT
Coding sequences:
- a CDS encoding succinyldiaminopimelate transaminase; the protein is MNFEKYPFEKLNELLAGIVPNEKYELSALTIGEPKFETPQFIQDKLKDTSSSLRKYPSTIGEPFLRESMINFVQNRFNITLSLNQIVPTFGTREVLFNFPQFALFDKKNPVMAFTNPFYQIYEGAAIASRAEVIHIDLVKENNFKAYLSDEDLKRCDLVILNFPNNPTSASMGVEELGEWVKKALEFDFILVNDECYSEIYFDETKKPASLLEASILVGNNDFKNVLVMNSISKRSSAPGLRSGFIAGDAAILKDYLQYRTYVGCASPVPLQEAAAVAWNDQNHVAEFRKIYKKNFEIAKEILGIETPEATFYIWLEVEDELEFTKKLYKEKNIKVLPGSFLGRNGLGKNYIRIALVENEEKTREVLTRLKDFING
- the murC gene encoding UDP-N-acetylmuramate--L-alanine ligase produces the protein MKVHFIGIGGIGLSALARFLNFDGHEVCGSDMKSSLITKALEEEGIEIFTPQDAQNIKDDLDLVIYSAAVTDENPELIEARLKQIRTLSRKEALPIILGDKKNYCVAGAHGKSTTTAILASILQSSALIGAISKDFGSNFRYVNDLIAFEADESDASFLLSNPYCAIVTNAEPEHMEYYHYDYDKFYESYEKFLSLAKKRVVNAEDKDIAKLKIEDAVYLYPSKDIKNLSYTLKDNQPCTRFDLKDLGTFEVWGFGFHMASNASLAILAAHNELDIETIRKNLLNYKGIKKRFDIVQANEKFVVIDDYAHHPTEIEATMKSVELYDNLTNLNKRIVLWQPHKYSRTSDNLEGFKKCFRRCDELIILPIWTIPGEKKIDIDFEKEFASYNPIFADKIITTNGKIELIKDEKIIKTYDEGIFLGVGAGDITYQLRYK
- a CDS encoding DNA-processing protein DprA, whose amino-acid sequence is MINKLTFKIDEFSLMKKYPNEIFYIGNTELLKRKKVSIVGSRKPNLYSKEFTHKLASKLSSANICIVSGAAMGVDAIAHQGAKSNNTIAVVANGLDIKYPSVNKNLIIDIENNGLVLSAYKEKEKAKNYTFVLRNEIVVALGEILIVTQADIDSGSLSSVDYALKMGKKIYTIPHRINESLGTQKLLQKGLIEVIYDIDEFVEKLSGKKSIQMQDEVLNYCSSNPLYEDAFAKYSNKIFEYELEGKIKIENGKVYIN